The proteins below are encoded in one region of Geobacter sp.:
- a CDS encoding DUF1003 domain-containing protein: MKPTVFPPHYHHEHGPIKNVNEVIKEQRTVGQQAADWIATKVGSWEFIICQSLILTVWAILNVTAWVRHWDPYPFILMNLVLSLQAAYTAPMIMMSQNRKADHDRIEAHIDYEVNLKAETEIRVILENLEAQNIAIAEIHKMLAAVYTQKTGEE; the protein is encoded by the coding sequence GTGAAACCAACCGTCTTCCCACCCCACTATCATCACGAACATGGTCCCATCAAGAACGTCAACGAGGTCATCAAGGAACAGCGGACCGTAGGACAGCAAGCAGCAGACTGGATTGCCACCAAGGTAGGTTCCTGGGAATTCATCATCTGTCAGTCCCTGATCCTCACTGTCTGGGCGATCCTCAATGTCACTGCCTGGGTACGGCATTGGGACCCCTACCCCTTCATCCTGATGAATCTGGTCCTGTCGCTGCAGGCTGCCTATACCGCCCCCATGATCATGATGAGCCAAAACCGGAAGGCCGATCACGACCGGATCGAGGCGCACATCGATTATGAGGTCAATCTGAAAGCGGAAACCGAAATCCGGGTCATCCTGGAGAACCTTGAAGCACAGAATATCGCCATTGCCGAGATCCACAAGATGTTGGCAGCCGTCTATACCCAGAAAACCGGAGAGGAATAG